In one window of Juglans regia cultivar Chandler chromosome 3, Walnut 2.0, whole genome shotgun sequence DNA:
- the LOC108982241 gene encoding uncharacterized protein LOC108982241, which produces MNHPHISPKFIRLLTFSAFLALLQWHLAYADPPYRFCPNTSNYTDGGQFQKNLNDVLHFLTSNASASKFYDTSAGNGTDQVYGAHMCLNYITNETCRNCIATATQDILKVCPNTREAVVWEEECQLRYSNQNFFGQVNVTGNIGLDNVQNISQPEQFKSVVKETLNNLTTEAAGAINLSAKLMYATGEVTFEDETIYALVQCTRDLSGDGCNSCLQTAITDVLNCCYFSIGARLLSRSCYLRYELYSFYGDTSKSPRSTNDQGASGGKKMRIIITLIVVTACLALVLFAAFIYCLVNKKAIKRVRKGGMSRQANSTRIDADFPRIDLASIQAATDNFSDSNKLGQGGFGLVYKGILGDGKEVAVKRLSFCSEQGSEEFTNEVLLIMRLQHKNLVKLLGFCIDGEEKLLVYEFMPNSSLDVFLFDRSRRAQIDWNKRVNIIGGIARGVLYLHEDSRLRIIHRDLKASNVLLDYDMNPKISDFGMARIFAGTEGEANTAKIVGTYGYMAPEYAMEGMYSIKSDVFSFGVLLIEILTGRRNAGFHRTKRAPSLVAFAWTLWNEGNHVLELMDPLLKESCSPDEFLRYLHIGLLCVQEDANERPTMSTVVVMLKSNTTSTLCQPQRPAFSVGRFTDHYETSGPRFISVNGLSISNIGPQVNYLDPSPLPFGHSNHYPMIMFNHIWKMDKKDALLAMLLLIIPLLMRPMLAATPASGDPLFTFCNTEISIKNYTLNSPFENNLKLLLGSLPSNTSLTGFNNTSTGEDSDRVYGQALCRGDVNSTVCRNCIQTATKEILKQCRSEDAMIWFELCQVRYSFQNFFSSMVYTGKYPEQNRMQKNISNPVHLEQVLTYLMNNISNETAFDPSTRMFATGEIKFSRKKRIYGLVQCTTDISEESCYNCLQSAFRELQACCFYRQGGIIVSRNCNMRFELYRFYNASSFQLSLPASQGARWKIWMVVVVTCIPLSVLAVLIGSCAVNYHLRKKRRQRDDDKSQNAELLHELASPTGVAITQEGELVSSEDLHFMSLSIIMAATDDFSESNKLGQGGFGTVYKGVLEDGKGVAVKRLSRKSWQGLEEFKNEVILIARLQHRNLVKLLGCAIEGEEKLLVYEFMPNRSLDFFIFDPKKRSQLDWKTYNNIIVGIAKGLLYLHEDSRLKIIHRDLKPSNVLLDHEMVAKISDFGMARIFGENQNTANTRRVVGTYGYMAPEYAMEGLFSVKSDVFSFGVILLEIISGKKNSGFYLTEHAQTLLAYAWRLWNEGKEMKFVEPVLIESCLTTQEVKKYMHIGLLCVQEDPADRPTMSSVVVLLGDESILPLPKPKQPALAMGRIVQQIDPFPVTNPSVNGLTVSSLSPR; this is translated from the exons ATGAATCATCCCCACATCAGTCCAAAATTCATTCGATTGCTTACCTTTTCTGCTTTCCTCGCCCTCCTCCAATGGCATCTGGCCTATGCCGACCCTCCTTATCGGTTTTGTCCCAACACAAGTAACTATACAGATGGTGGTCAATTTCAAAAGAATCTAAACGATGTCCTCCATTTTCTAACCTCAAATGCTTCAGCTTCCAAATTCTACGATACCTCCGCAGGAAATGGCACGGATCAAGTTTATGGTGCCCACATGTGCCTCAATTATATCACAAATGAAACCTGCCGGAACTGCATAGCAACCGCTACACAAGACATTTTGAAGGTTTGCCCAAACACGAGGGAAGCAGTTGTATGGGAGGAAGAATGCCAGCTGCGCTATTCCAACCAAAATTTCTTTGGCCAAGTGAATGTTACAGGAAACATCGGCTTAGATAACGTGCAGAATATTTCCCAACCAGAACAGTTCAAATCTGTTGTTAAGGAAACTTTGAATAACCTTACGACGGAGGCTGCAGGAGCTATCAATCTTTCAGCTAAATTAATGTATGCTACCGGAGAAGTAACCTTTGAGGATGAAACAATATATGCTCTTGTGCAGTGCACAAGAGACTTGTCCGGTGATGGCTGTAATTCATGCCTTCAGACGGCCATAACAGATGTATTAAATTGCTGCTATTTCTCTATTGGAGCAAGACTTCTTAGTCGTAGTTGCTACTTGAGGTATGAGTTATACAGCTTTTATGGAGACACATCTAAATCTCCACGTTCAACTAATGATCAAGGGGCAA GCGGCGGAAAGAAAATGAGGATCATCATTACCCTCATAGTGGTAACAGCCTGCTTGGCGCTAGTACTTTTTGCTGCCTTCATATATTGCCTTGTGAACAAAAAGGCTATAAAAC GGGTGAGAAAAGGTGGTATGAGTCGACAAGCAAATAGTACTCGTATCGATGCAGATTTTCCCCGTATTGATTTGGCATCAATACAAGCAGCTACTGACAACTTCTCTGATTCAAACAAGCTTGGGCAAGGTGGTTTTGGTCTTGTTTACAAG GGTATCCTAGGTGATGGAAAGGAAGTAGCGGTAAAGAGGCTCTCATTCTGTTCGGAGCAGGGTTCAGAGGAATTTACAAATGAGGTTCTACTAATAATGAGGCTTCAACACAAAAACCTCGTCAAGCTTCTTGGTTTCTGCATAGACGGAGAGGAAAAGCTGCTTGTCTATGAATTCATGCCCAACAGCAGCCTAGATGTCTTTCTCTTTG ATCGAAGTAGACGAGCACAAATTGATTGGAATAAACGAGTTAACATAATAGGTGGAATTGCTCGAGGAGTTCTTTATCTTCACGAGGATTCTCGACTCAGAATCATTCATAGGGACCTAAAAGCAAGCAATGTGTTGTTGGACTATGACATGAACCCCAAGATCTCAGACTTTGGAATGGCAAGAATCTTTGCAGGGACCGAAGGTGAAGCTAATACGGCTAAAATTGTCGGGACATA TGGGTACATGGCTCCGGAATATGCTATGGAAGGAATGTATTCCATTAAGTCTGACGTGTTTAGCTTTGGAGTACTCTTAATTGAGATTTTAACTGGGAGAAGAAATGCTGGCTTCCATAGAACAAAACGTGCTCCTAGCCTCGTTGCATTT GCATGGACACTATGGAATGAAGGAAATCATGTTTTGGAGTTAATGGATCCTTTGTTGAAGGAGTCGTGCAGCCCGGACGAGTTTCTAAGATATTTGCATATTGGATTATTGTGTGTTCAAGAAGATGCAAATGAAAGGCCAACCATGTCTACTGTCGTTGTAATGTTGAAAAGTAACACTACTAGTACTCTTTGCCAACCTCAACGACCTGCCTTTTCTGTGGGCAGATTCACTGATCACTACGAAACAAGTGGACCAAGATTTATCTCCGTCAATGGCTTGTCGATTTCCAATATTGGACCTC AAGTTAATTACCTTGATCCATCTCCACTACCTTTTGGCCATAGTAATCATTATCCTATGATCATGTTCAACCATATTTGGAAGATGGATAAGAAAGATGCATTATTGGCTATGCTTTTGTTGATTATACCACTTCTGATGCGCCCTATGCTTGCGGCCACGCCGGCCAGTGGGGATCCTCTCTTTACGTTTTGTAACACAGAGATCTCGATCAAAAACTACACACTCAACAGCCCATTTGAAAACAATCTCAAGCTCCTCCTCGGGTCTCTGCCTTCCAATACTTCGTTGACAGGTTTCAACAACACCTCCACTGGAGAGGACTCGGACAGAGTCTATGGACAGGCGCTTTGTAGAGGGGATGTCAACTCCACAGTTTGTCGGAATTGTATACAGACTGCAACCAAGGAAATCTTAAAGCAGTGCAGAAGTGAAGATGCTATGATATGGTTTGAACTCTGTCAAGTTCGCTACTCCTTCCAGAACTTCTTTTCCTCGATGGTTTATACTGGGAAGTATCCAGAGCAGAATCGAATGCAGAAGAATATATCAAATCCAGTTCATTTAGAGCAAGTTTTAACGTACTTAATGAATAACATCTCGAACGAGACTGCGTTTGATCCCTCTACACGCATGTTCGCAACTGGTGAAATTAAATTCTCAAGGAAGAAAAGAATCTATGGTCTTGTACAATGTACTACGGACATCTCAGAAGAGTCCTGTTATAACTGTTTGCAGTCAGCCTTTAGAGAGCTTCAGGCATGCTGCTTTTATCGCCAAGGTGGAATTATTGTTAGTAGGAATTGTAATATGAGGTTTGAGCTGTACCGATTCTACAACGCCTCAAGTTTTCAGTTGTCCCTCCCAGCTTCTCAAG gGGCTAGATGGAAGATTTGGATGGTTGTGGTGGTTACGTGTATACCACTCTCAGTTTTAGCTGTTCTTATTGGATCATGTGCGGTTAATTATCATTTGCGGAAGAAAAGAAGGCAAAGAG ATGATGATAAAAGCCAGAATGCAGAACTGTTACATGAGCTGGCAAGCCCCACCGGCGTTGCCATTACACAAGAGGGGGAATTGGTAAGTTCGGAAGACCTACATTTCATGAGTCTGTCAATAATAATGGCAGCCACGGATGACTTTTCTGAGTCAAACAAGCTCGGGCAAGGTGGCTTTGGCACTGTCTACAAG GGAGTGCTAGAAGATGGGAAGGGAGTAGCGGTTAAAAGACTATCAAGGAAGTCATGGCAAGGCTTAGAGGAATTTAAAAATGAGGTCATACTCATTGCACGACTTCAACATAGAAACCTTGTGAAGCTCTTGGGATGTGCCATTGAGGGTGAGGAAAAGCTGCTTGTGTACGAATTCATGCCCAACAGAAGCCTTGATTTCTTTATATTTG ATCCGAAGAAACGCAGTCAGCTTGACTGGAAGACATACAATAACATTATTGTTGGTATTGCGAAAGGACTTCTTTATCTTCACGAGGACTCTCGACTTAAAATAATTCACAGAGATCTAAAGCCAAGTAATGTATTACTGGACCATGAAATGGTCGCCAAAatatcagattttggcatggcAAGGATCTTCGGTGAGAACCAGAACACTGCTAACACTAGGAGAGTCGTCGGAACATA CGGATACATGGCTCCCGAGTATGCAATGGAGGGACTATTTTCTGTAAAATCTGATGTTTTCAGCTTTGGCGTCATCTTGCTTGAGATTATTAGTGGCAAGAAAAATAGCGGCTTCTACTTGACCGAGCATGCCCAGACACTCCTTGCATAC GCATGGAGACTTTGGaatgaagggaaagaaatgaagttTGTGGAGCCTGTGTTGATAGAGTCCTGCCTGACTACacaagaagttaaaaaatacatgcatatCGGGCTTTTGTGTGTCCAAGAGGATCCAGCGGATAGACCCACAATGTCATCCGTCGTAGTTCTATTGGGAGACGAATCAATATTACCTCTTCCTAAACCAAAACAGCCTGCACTTGCTATGGGTAGAATCGTTCAGCAGATTGATCCCTTTCCCGTTACAAATCCTTCTGTAAATGGGCTTACTGTTTCCAGTCTTTCTCCTCGCTGA